Proteins from one Thiobacter sp. AK1 genomic window:
- a CDS encoding pseudouridine synthase: MPRLILLNKPYGVICQFRPDGVHPTLKDYVPLPGVYPAGRLDTDSEGLVILTDDGWLQHRIADPRHKLPKTYWVQVEGIPDEAALERLRRGVRLRDFVTRPAQVVRMEEPAALWPRDPPIRQRRYIPVSWLAITLREGKNRQVRRMTAAVGHPTLRLVRWSIGKWTLAGLAPGQWRELPPPFRSRRRVE; this comes from the coding sequence ATGCCGCGTCTCATTCTGCTCAACAAGCCCTATGGGGTGATCTGCCAGTTCCGTCCCGACGGCGTGCATCCCACGCTCAAGGACTACGTGCCCCTGCCCGGGGTCTATCCCGCCGGGCGCTTGGACACGGATAGCGAGGGGCTGGTCATTTTAACCGATGACGGCTGGCTTCAGCATCGTATCGCCGATCCACGTCACAAATTGCCCAAGACCTACTGGGTACAGGTGGAAGGCATCCCGGACGAAGCCGCGCTGGAACGCTTGCGGCGTGGTGTGCGGCTGCGGGATTTCGTCACCCGCCCAGCGCAGGTGGTACGCATGGAAGAGCCCGCGGCACTGTGGCCACGGGATCCGCCCATCCGCCAGCGCCGGTACATTCCCGTAAGCTGGCTCGCCATCACCCTACGCGAGGGCAAGAACCGTCAGGTGCGACGCATGACCGCGGCCGTGGGCCATCCCACACTGCGCCTCGTCCGCTGGTCGATCGGCAAGTGGACGCTGGCGGGCCTCGCCCCGGGCCAGTGGCGCGAGCTGCCGCCGCCTTTCCGGTCGCGGCGACGGGTAGAATAG
- a CDS encoding MarC family protein yields MHEWQQLFKITVALLAIVNPFGGIPVFIGATQGWRPRERARTARTVALTVFCVLTLAAFTGDRLLDFFNVSIGSFMVGGGILILLLAISMLQAKESPIRQTPEEAVEVIDRQAVGVVPLGVPLLAGPGAISSVIIAAHQFRQGDFLGHIMLLLPILAVTLVVWAVFLLGSRIARRLGRTGLNIVTRLMGLVLAAMAVETIARGLMELFPKLA; encoded by the coding sequence ATGCACGAGTGGCAACAACTCTTCAAGATCACCGTAGCCTTGCTGGCGATCGTCAATCCTTTCGGTGGCATTCCGGTGTTCATCGGCGCTACCCAGGGCTGGCGACCGCGGGAGCGGGCCCGCACCGCGCGCACCGTCGCCCTCACGGTGTTCTGCGTGCTCACCCTGGCGGCCTTCACTGGCGACCGGCTGCTGGATTTCTTCAACGTAAGCATCGGCTCCTTCATGGTTGGAGGCGGCATCCTGATCTTGCTGTTGGCCATTTCCATGTTACAGGCCAAGGAGAGTCCAATTCGGCAGACACCGGAGGAAGCGGTGGAAGTGATCGATCGCCAGGCGGTGGGTGTAGTGCCCCTCGGCGTGCCGCTTCTGGCCGGACCGGGTGCTATCTCCAGTGTGATCATCGCCGCCCATCAGTTCCGCCAGGGCGATTTCCTGGGCCACATCATGCTGCTTTTGCCTATCCTTGCGGTCACCCTAGTGGTGTGGGCCGTGTTCCTCCTGGGCAGCCGCATCGCCCGGCGCCTGGGGCGCACCGGCCTCAACATCGTCACGCGGCTAATGGGCCTGGTACTTGCCGCCATGGCGGTGGAGACCATTGCCCGTGGTCTGATGGAACTCTTTCCCAAACTCGCGTGA
- a CDS encoding GGDEF domain-containing protein, whose translation MSPPFALLPPWLNDLRAVALALFSEDGQLIEANEGFLATLAGLSEGTPTTGFIEPSFGLLTAAPIQVDGLVYQGLIRLGTPEGPQRAFAGRVYRGSRMLFLVAEMDISAFEEMNAELAHTKKELDEVRRVLTRRSHALQQALEEIAQLKRLDTVTGLANRAVLDQRMEDEIRRWERSRRPLALLLMDIDDFTGINENYSREVGDEILGHVATLLKQAVRGVDLVVRYGGQEFALLLPETNEMGAIIVAERIRMELESQLILPVLEPVTASFGAATYIGGESRAEFYARAWRALKHSKSHGKNCVTMAGVVAECDHLYQGGGALKQGSEA comes from the coding sequence GTGAGCCCGCCCTTCGCCTTGCTGCCGCCGTGGCTCAACGACCTACGTGCGGTGGCGCTCGCCCTCTTCTCCGAGGACGGGCAGCTCATCGAGGCCAATGAAGGTTTTCTTGCCACCCTGGCGGGCCTGTCCGAGGGCACGCCCACCACTGGCTTCATCGAACCCAGCTTTGGCTTGCTCACCGCCGCGCCCATCCAGGTGGATGGGCTGGTCTACCAGGGGTTGATCCGGCTCGGCACGCCCGAGGGACCGCAGCGCGCCTTCGCTGGACGGGTCTACCGTGGAAGCAGAATGCTGTTCCTGGTGGCGGAAATGGACATCAGTGCTTTTGAAGAGATGAACGCAGAACTCGCCCACACCAAGAAGGAGCTGGACGAGGTGCGGCGTGTGCTCACCAGGCGCAGCCATGCCCTGCAACAGGCGCTGGAAGAGATTGCCCAGCTCAAGCGCCTGGATACGGTGACGGGGCTGGCCAACCGTGCGGTGCTCGACCAGCGCATGGAGGACGAAATCCGGCGTTGGGAGCGTTCGCGCCGTCCCTTGGCGCTCTTGCTCATGGACATCGATGACTTCACCGGGATCAACGAGAATTACAGCCGCGAGGTGGGCGATGAGATTCTGGGTCACGTCGCCACCTTACTCAAACAGGCGGTGCGTGGCGTGGATCTGGTGGTGCGCTACGGGGGCCAGGAATTCGCGCTGCTTTTGCCGGAAACCAATGAAATGGGCGCCATCATCGTCGCCGAGCGTATCCGCATGGAGCTGGAGAGCCAGCTCATCCTGCCCGTGCTGGAACCGGTGACGGCAAGCTTCGGCGCGGCCACCTACATCGGCGGCGAATCGCGCGCCGAGTTCTATGCGCGAGCCTGGCGCGCGCTCAAGCATTCCAAAAGCCACGGAAAGAACTGTGTCACCATGGCCGGCGTAGTAGCGGAATGCGATCATCTCTACCAGGGGGGCGGTGCGCTCAAGCAAGGTTCGGAGGCCTGA
- a CDS encoding mannose-1-phosphate guanylyltransferase/mannose-6-phosphate isomerase: MPASNVKLHPAAERLTAAKRYAVVLAGGSGTRLWPLSRANKPKQLLCLNGGESLLQQTLRRLLPMVDPAHVLTVTSNEYRFEVAGQLHAVHPGLACAVLAEPMGRNTLPAIAWACARIAQQTPDALVGVFSSDHAVADGQAFLQAWEAAEAAAERGYLTLFGMKPSAPATGYGYIQAGPPLAAGENGPIAKVQKATRFVEKPDLETARQYLEQGDYFWNGGMFVFRADRFLELLQRHQPLVYETAQQLAVEGGMSAPAELYGAMPDVSIDYGLLELTPDVAVVPVDMGWSDLGSWEAIYQQRDKDEQNNMVQGDVLALDSRDNLLWSEHGLVATLGIEGLAVVQTRDATLVCPRERVQDLKQLVAAVKERHAHLAETHLTVTRPWGSYTVLEEGPFYKIKRIVVNPGAKLSMQMHYHRSEHWVVVAGTARITNGEKEIYLEENQSTYIPKTHRHRLENPGRVPLQIIEIQSGPYLGEDDIVRFDDVYGRNCDGGSSR, encoded by the coding sequence ATGCCAGCCAGCAATGTCAAGCTGCACCCTGCCGCGGAGCGTCTGACCGCGGCCAAGCGTTATGCCGTCGTGCTCGCCGGCGGCTCCGGCACACGCCTGTGGCCCCTGTCGCGCGCCAACAAACCGAAACAGCTGCTTTGTCTCAACGGTGGCGAGAGCCTGCTGCAGCAGACCCTGCGCCGCCTCTTGCCCATGGTGGACCCGGCCCACGTGCTCACCGTGACTTCGAACGAGTACCGCTTCGAGGTGGCTGGCCAGTTGCACGCCGTGCATCCGGGCCTGGCCTGCGCCGTGCTGGCCGAGCCCATGGGGCGCAACACGCTGCCGGCCATCGCTTGGGCGTGCGCGCGCATCGCACAGCAGACGCCGGACGCCCTGGTGGGCGTGTTTTCTTCCGACCATGCGGTCGCCGACGGCCAAGCCTTTCTCCAGGCCTGGGAAGCCGCGGAGGCCGCGGCCGAGCGCGGCTACCTTACCCTGTTTGGCATGAAACCCAGCGCGCCGGCTACGGGCTATGGCTACATCCAGGCCGGTCCCCCTTTGGCTGCCGGGGAAAACGGCCCCATCGCCAAGGTGCAGAAGGCCACCCGCTTCGTCGAGAAGCCCGATCTGGAAACTGCTCGCCAGTATCTCGAGCAGGGTGATTATTTCTGGAATGGCGGCATGTTCGTATTCCGGGCGGATCGTTTCCTGGAGCTGCTGCAACGGCATCAGCCCCTGGTGTACGAGACCGCTCAGCAGCTGGCGGTGGAAGGGGGCATGAGTGCGCCAGCGGAGCTCTACGGCGCCATGCCCGATGTCTCCATCGACTATGGTCTGCTGGAACTCACGCCGGACGTGGCGGTGGTGCCGGTGGACATGGGCTGGAGTGATCTGGGATCCTGGGAAGCCATCTACCAGCAGCGGGATAAGGACGAGCAGAACAACATGGTCCAGGGCGACGTGCTGGCTCTGGATAGCCGCGACAATCTCCTCTGGAGCGAGCACGGGCTGGTGGCGACCCTGGGGATCGAGGGCCTGGCCGTGGTGCAGACGCGAGACGCGACCCTAGTCTGCCCACGCGAGCGTGTGCAGGATCTCAAACAATTGGTGGCGGCGGTCAAGGAACGCCATGCCCACTTGGCGGAAACCCATCTTACCGTGACTCGCCCCTGGGGGAGTTATACGGTTCTGGAGGAAGGTCCCTTCTACAAGATCAAGCGCATCGTGGTGAACCCCGGCGCCAAGCTGTCCATGCAGATGCACTACCACCGGTCCGAGCATTGGGTGGTGGTGGCGGGCACTGCGCGCATCACCAACGGGGAGAAGGAAATCTATCTGGAGGAAAATCAGTCCACCTACATCCCCAAGACCCACCGTCACCGGCTGGAAAATCCGGGGCGGGTGCCCCTGCAGATCATCGAGATCCAGAGCGGCCCCTATCTCGGCGAGGACGATATCGTGCGTTTCGATGACGTCTATGGCCGCAATTGCGACGGCGGGAGCTCGCGGTGA
- a CDS encoding NUDIX hydrolase translates to MIWKPHVTVAAVVEQDGRFLLVEEEAGGQLVLNQPAGHWEQDESLIQGVVRETLEETGYDFQPSALVGIYRWPHPRKEVTYLRFAFAGHITGFHPERPLDTGIQRPLWLTPTELMAEAARHRSPLVARCVADYLAGRRYPLELLTHFA, encoded by the coding sequence ATGATCTGGAAACCCCATGTCACCGTGGCGGCCGTGGTGGAGCAGGATGGCCGTTTCCTGCTGGTGGAAGAGGAAGCGGGCGGCCAGTTGGTGCTCAACCAGCCGGCAGGCCACTGGGAGCAGGATGAAAGCCTAATCCAGGGAGTCGTGCGCGAAACCCTGGAGGAAACCGGTTACGATTTCCAGCCCAGCGCCCTGGTGGGCATCTACCGTTGGCCCCATCCTCGGAAGGAAGTCACCTACCTGCGCTTCGCCTTCGCCGGCCATATCACCGGCTTCCACCCGGAGCGCCCGCTGGATACAGGCATCCAGCGCCCGTTGTGGCTCACGCCGACAGAACTCATGGCGGAGGCGGCGCGTCATCGCAGTCCACTGGTGGCGCGCTGCGTGGCGGATTACCTGGCGGGCCGACGCTATCCTCTGGAACTCCTCACCCACTTCGCCTGA
- the mnmA gene encoding tRNA 2-thiouridine(34) synthase MnmA, with the protein MAERVVVGMSGGVDSSVAAWLLKRQGYEVVGLFMRNWEDDEECPARQDFLDVLAVAEVIGIEVEAVNFAREYKERVFNYFLREYQAGRTPNPDVLCNSEIKFKAFLEHALSLGADRIATGHYALVRERNGVHELVKARDSGKDQTYFLYRLNQAQLARTLFPLGGLLKSEVRAIAREAGLPTHAKKDSTGICFIGERDFREFLSRYLPRQPGDMETPDGRYVGRHDGLMYYTIGQRQGLGIGGPGAPWYVAGKDLARNVLIVVQGHDHPLLFKDRLEAGDLSWIAGTPPDPRRRYAAKTRYRQTDAACHIERLADNHMALRFDMPQWAVTPGQSVVLYEDDVCLGGGIIQ; encoded by the coding sequence ATGGCTGAGCGTGTCGTGGTGGGCATGTCGGGGGGCGTGGATTCCTCCGTCGCGGCCTGGCTCCTCAAGCGGCAAGGCTACGAGGTAGTGGGGCTGTTCATGCGCAACTGGGAAGACGACGAGGAATGCCCAGCGCGCCAGGATTTCCTTGACGTGCTGGCCGTGGCCGAAGTCATCGGCATCGAAGTCGAGGCGGTAAATTTCGCGCGCGAGTACAAGGAACGGGTGTTCAATTATTTCCTGCGCGAATATCAGGCGGGACGCACGCCCAACCCAGACGTGCTGTGCAACTCGGAAATCAAGTTCAAGGCCTTTCTGGAACATGCCCTGAGTCTGGGCGCAGATCGCATCGCCACGGGCCACTACGCGCTGGTGCGGGAACGCAACGGCGTCCATGAGCTGGTCAAGGCGCGGGATAGTGGCAAGGACCAGACCTATTTCCTCTATCGCCTGAATCAGGCGCAGCTCGCGCGCACGCTGTTTCCCCTCGGGGGGCTGCTCAAAAGCGAAGTGCGCGCCATCGCTCGAGAGGCGGGGCTGCCGACCCATGCCAAGAAAGACAGCACCGGCATCTGCTTCATCGGCGAGCGGGATTTCCGCGAGTTCCTATCACGCTATCTGCCCAGGCAGCCAGGTGATATGGAAACGCCGGATGGCCGCTACGTAGGCCGCCACGACGGGCTCATGTACTACACCATCGGCCAGCGTCAGGGCCTGGGTATTGGAGGGCCTGGCGCGCCGTGGTATGTGGCGGGCAAGGATCTCGCCCGCAATGTGCTGATCGTGGTCCAAGGCCACGATCATCCCCTGCTCTTCAAGGATCGCCTCGAAGCCGGGGATCTGTCATGGATCGCTGGCACCCCGCCCGATCCAAGGCGACGGTACGCAGCCAAGACTCGCTACCGTCAGACCGACGCCGCCTGTCACATCGAGCGCCTGGCGGACAATCACATGGCGCTTCGCTTCGACATGCCCCAATGGGCGGTGACACCCGGGCAGTCGGTGGTGCTGTACGAAGACGATGTCTGCCTGGGAGGTGGCATCATCCAGTGA
- the icd gene encoding NADP-dependent isocitrate dehydrogenase, translating into MTPRIQVPAQGERITVNPDFSLNVPDRPIIPFIEGDGTGVDITPVMKKVVDAAVSKAYGGRRAIQWMEIYAGEKANHLYGGDTWLPEETVAAAREYVVSIKGPLTTPTSGGIRSLNVALRQLLDLYVCLRPVRYFRGVPSPVKEPEKVDMVIFRENTEDIYAGIEWEMGSDAVRKVIAFLTNEMGVGGKIRFPETSAIGIKPVSREGSERLIRKAIRYAIDNGRKSVTLVHKGNIMKFTEGGFKKWGYELAAREFGAKPIGEGPWMELPNGIVIKDVIADAFLQQILLRPEEYDVIATLNLNGDYISDALAAEVGGIGIAPGANLSDSVAMFEATHGTAPKYAGKDYVNPGSLVLSAEMMLRHMGWTEAADLIIKGMEGAIGAGRVTYDFARLMPGATQVSCSAFGQSIIDHM; encoded by the coding sequence ATGACCCCTCGTATCCAAGTGCCCGCGCAGGGCGAGAGAATTACGGTCAATCCCGATTTCAGCCTGAATGTCCCGGACCGGCCCATCATTCCCTTCATCGAGGGCGATGGCACGGGCGTGGACATCACGCCGGTGATGAAAAAGGTGGTGGACGCTGCCGTGAGCAAGGCTTACGGGGGCCGGCGCGCCATCCAGTGGATGGAGATCTATGCTGGCGAGAAGGCCAACCACCTCTATGGCGGCGACACCTGGCTGCCCGAGGAGACCGTAGCGGCCGCCCGCGAATACGTGGTTTCCATCAAGGGTCCGCTCACCACCCCCACCTCGGGTGGCATCCGTTCCCTCAACGTGGCGCTGCGTCAGCTTCTCGACCTCTACGTCTGCCTGCGACCGGTGCGCTATTTCCGTGGCGTGCCGAGCCCGGTGAAGGAGCCGGAAAAGGTGGACATGGTGATCTTCCGCGAAAACACCGAGGACATCTACGCCGGCATCGAATGGGAGATGGGCAGCGATGCGGTGAGAAAGGTGATTGCTTTCCTCACGAACGAGATGGGGGTGGGCGGCAAGATCCGCTTCCCGGAGACCAGCGCCATCGGCATTAAACCCGTTTCCCGGGAGGGCAGCGAGCGCCTGATCCGCAAGGCCATCCGCTACGCGATTGACAATGGTCGCAAGTCTGTGACCTTGGTGCACAAGGGCAACATCATGAAATTCACCGAGGGCGGTTTCAAGAAATGGGGCTACGAGCTGGCCGCGCGCGAGTTCGGTGCCAAGCCCATCGGTGAAGGGCCGTGGATGGAACTGCCCAACGGCATCGTCATCAAGGACGTCATCGCCGATGCCTTCCTGCAGCAAATCTTGCTGCGACCGGAGGAATACGACGTGATCGCCACCCTCAACCTCAACGGCGATTACATCTCCGATGCCCTAGCGGCGGAGGTGGGGGGCATCGGCATCGCCCCCGGCGCCAATCTCTCGGATTCCGTGGCCATGTTCGAGGCCACCCACGGCACCGCGCCCAAATACGCGGGCAAGGACTACGTCAACCCTGGCTCGCTGGTACTCTCCGCGGAGATGATGTTGCGTCACATGGGGTGGACCGAGGCGGCCGATCTCATCATCAAGGGTATGGAAGGGGCGATCGGCGCAGGGCGCGTCACCTATGACTTCGCGCGTCTGATGCCGGGTGCCACCCAGGTGTCCTGCTCGGCCTTCGGACAGAGCATCATCGACCACATGTAG
- the cysM gene encoding cysteine synthase CysM — MMYHTIEHFVGNTPLVKLKRLPGKTSNTILVKLEGNNPAGSVKDRPALSMIMRAEARGEIKPGDTLIEATSGNTGIALAMAAAIRGYRMILVMPEHMSVERRQIMRAFGAEIVLTSREGSMEEAIDVANRMQAEGRGRILNQFGNPDNPLAHYEGTGPEIWRDTQGTITHFVSSMGTTGTIMGCSRYLKERNPAIQIIGVQPEEGSQIPGIRKWPEEYLPRIYDPSRVDRLLYVSQQEAEEMTRRLAREEGIFAGISSGGALAVALRVSAEVENAVIVSIVCDRGDRYLSTGVFPA; from the coding sequence CTGATGTACCACACCATCGAACATTTCGTCGGCAACACGCCGCTGGTCAAGCTCAAGCGTCTGCCCGGCAAGACCAGCAACACCATCCTGGTGAAACTCGAGGGCAATAATCCCGCCGGATCGGTGAAGGACCGGCCCGCCCTGTCCATGATCATGCGTGCTGAGGCCCGCGGCGAGATCAAGCCCGGCGACACCTTGATCGAGGCCACCAGCGGCAATACCGGCATTGCGCTGGCCATGGCGGCGGCCATCCGCGGCTATCGCATGATCCTGGTGATGCCGGAACACATGAGTGTGGAACGACGCCAGATCATGCGCGCCTTCGGCGCCGAGATCGTGCTCACCTCGCGCGAAGGTAGCATGGAGGAGGCCATCGACGTGGCCAACCGCATGCAGGCCGAAGGCAGGGGACGTATTCTCAACCAGTTTGGTAACCCGGACAATCCCCTTGCCCACTACGAAGGCACGGGCCCGGAAATCTGGCGCGACACCCAAGGCACCATCACCCATTTCGTCTCCAGCATGGGTACCACCGGTACCATCATGGGCTGCTCCCGCTACCTCAAGGAACGCAACCCAGCCATCCAGATTATCGGTGTGCAGCCCGAGGAAGGCTCGCAAATTCCGGGCATTCGCAAATGGCCAGAGGAATACCTGCCCCGCATCTATGATCCCAGCCGGGTGGACCGGTTGCTTTACGTGAGCCAGCAGGAAGCCGAGGAAATGACCCGCCGTCTGGCACGCGAGGAGGGCATCTTCGCCGGTATTTCCTCCGGTGGTGCGCTGGCCGTGGCGCTGCGGGTATCGGCCGAGGTGGAGAACGCGGTGATCGTTTCCATCGTCTGTGACCGGGGTGACCGTTATCTTTCCACCGGCGTGTTTCCTGCCTGA